A genomic segment from Odontesthes bonariensis isolate fOdoBon6 chromosome 8, fOdoBon6.hap1, whole genome shotgun sequence encodes:
- the LOC142385937 gene encoding L-rhamnose-binding lectin CSL3-like, with protein sequence MCAAQANQQESLKVHIQAYISIHSCNGKSSCSINVRNSVFGDPCPGTYKYLELAYTCQFQGRVISVQSAVYGRRDKTTCATGRPASQIQNVRCSSQSKRVAESCNGKSSCSINVRNSEFGDPCPGTYKYLELAYTCQFHTVACEGSVAQLKCVQGRVISVQSAVYGRRDKTTCATGRPASQIQNVRCSSQSKRVAESCNGKSSCSINVRNSVFGDPCRGTYKYLELAYTCQFQGRVISVQSAVYGRRDKTTCATGRPASQIQNVRCSSQSKRVAESCNGKSSCSINAINSVFGDPCPGTYKYLELAYTCQCKWLKDHLELYYF encoded by the exons ATGTGCGCTGCTCAAGCCAATCAACAAGAGTCGCTGAAAG TTCACATTCAAGCCTATATTTCCATCCATAGCTGTAATGGGAAAAGCAGCTGTTCCATCAATGTGAGAAACTCCGTGTTTGGAGACCCCTGTCCTGGCACTTACAAGTACCTGGAGCTGGCTTACACATGTCAAT TCCAAGGACGGGTTATATCTGTCCAAAGTGCTGTATATGGGCGTCGTGATAAGACCACATGTGCCACTGGGCGACCTGCCTCCCAGATCCAAAATGTGCGCTGCTCAAGCCAATCAAAAAGAGTCGCTGAAAG CTGTAATGGGAAAAGCAGCTGTTCCATCAATGTGAGAAACTCCGAGTTTGGAGACCCCTGTCCTGGCACTTACAAGTACCTGGAGCTGGCTTACACATGTCAAT TCCACACTGTGGCATGTGAGGGATCTGTGGCACAACTGAAGTGTG TCCAAGGACGGGTTATATCTGTCCAAAGTGCTGTATATGGGCGTCGTGATAAGACCACATGTGCCACTGGGCGACCTGCCTCCCAGATCCAAAATGTGCGCTGCTCAAGCCAATCAAAAAGAGTCGCTGAAAG CTGTAATGGGAAAAGCAGCTGTTCCATCAATGTGAGAAACTCCGTGTTTGGAGACCCCTGTCGTGGCACTTACAAGTACCTGGAGCTGGCTTACACATGTCAAT TCCAAGGACGGGTTATATCTGTCCAAAGTGCTGTATATGGGCGTCGTGATAAGACCACATGTGCCACTGGGCGACCTGCCTCCCAGATCCAAAATGTGCGCTGCTCAAGCCAATCAAAAAGAGTCGCTGAAAG CTGTAATGGGAAAAGCAGCTGTTCCATCAATGCGATAAACTCTGTGTTTGGAGACCCCTGTCCTGGCACTTACAAGTACCTGGAGCTGGCTTACACATGTCAATGTAAGTGGCTCAAAGACCATTTGGAGCTGTATTACTTCTGA
- the LOC142385938 gene encoding L-rhamnose-binding lectin CSL3-like yields MCAAQANQKESLKVHIQAYISIHSCNGKSSCSINVRNSVFGDPCRGTYKYLELAYTCQFQGRVISVQSAVYGRRDKTTCATGRPASQIQNVRCSSQSKRVAESCNGKSSCSINVRNSVFGDPCPGTYKYLELAYTCQFHTVACEGSVAQLKCVQGRVISVQSAVYGRRDKTTCATGRPASQIQNVRCSSQSKRVAESCNGKSSCSINVRNSVFGDPCRGTYKYLELAYTCQCKWLKDHLELYYF; encoded by the exons ATGTGCGCTGCTCAAGCCAATCAAAAAGAGTCGCTGAAAG TTCACATTCAAGCCTATATTTCCATCCATAGCTGTAATGGGAAAAGCAGCTGTTCCATCAATGTGAGAAACTCCGTGTTTGGAGACCCCTGTCGTGGCACTTACAAGTACCTGGAGCTGGCTTACACATGTCAAT TCCAAGGACGGGTTATATCTGTCCAAAGTGCTGTATATGGGCGTCGTGATAAGACCACATGTGCCACTGGGCGACCTGCCTCCCAGATCCAAAATGTGCGCTGCTCAAGCCAATCAAAAAGAGTCGCTGAAAG CTGTAATGGGAAAAGCAGCTGTTCCATCAATGTGAGAAACTCCGTGTTTGGAGACCCCTGTCCTGGCACTTACAAGTACCTGGAGCTGGCTTACACATGTCAAT TCCACACTGTGGCATGTGAGGGATCTGTGGCACAACTGAAGTGTG TCCAAGGACGGGTTATATCTGTCCAAAGTGCTGTATATGGGCGTCGTGATAAGACCACATGTGCCACTGGGCGACCTGCCTCCCAGATCCAAAATGTGCGCTGCTCAAGCCAATCAAAAAGAGTCGCTGAAAG CTGTAATGGGAAAAGCAGCTGTTCCATCAATGTGAGAAACTCCGTGTTTGGAGACCCCTGTCGTGGCACTTACAAGTACCTGGAGCTGGCTTACACATGTCAATGTAAGTGGCTCAAAGACCATTTGGAGCTGTATTACTTCTGA